The following nucleotide sequence is from Leopardus geoffroyi isolate Oge1 chromosome A1, O.geoffroyi_Oge1_pat1.0, whole genome shotgun sequence.
CCTCCTGCACTTCTCTATCCTACAGCTTTTCCACGGTGAGCTTGGATGATGTTGCAGTAAGGAAAAAGCATGAGGAAACGACCTTACTGCGCAGATGGATAgcagtgctttttatttatttatgctcttcCTTGTTTCAAAGAGGATTTCAAGCTGCTTACAATTATGTTAACAATATAGCAGGCTAAAATACCTTGTCACTAAGTAAGAAATatgaggggaaggaaaagtgCAGCTGAAAGAGTGAAACGAGAAAGGTGGGAGGCTTCTCTTCACTCGGAGGGAGCAGCCCGTCCTGCTCCTCCTCAGGTCCAGTCTTGCCATTTAATTCAAATATGGACATTTAATTGTCCTGTTTTTATCCATCGTCTTCTCAACTCCAGTGAAAAATCGTTCACCGTGATTTCCTCTGTCTTTTATTACTCTCTCCCcgaaaatatgtcattttatttttccattgtgcctttttgcagttttaaaaatccatcttcccttccccacGGGGACCCACCACAGTAGAGTGACATATTCAGAGCCTCCGCACGGTAGGTCCTCAAGTGTGTGAGCGAATGGCTCAGCGAGGACTGAGGGCCACTCATTCCCACTGCCAGCGGCACAGGCTCAGCACGGGCTCAGGACATGGTTGCCAATTTGATTTATGGGACTTATTATCCCAAGTGGTGGCGGAGAATAGATATTGATTCAAAagggtttaaataaataaatggatgcaCAATCCAGAAAGGGCTATAGACTGAAGAGGGGGGCTTGTAAAGCAGCTGAGGTAGACGTTGTAAAGGAACATTGGTCCTCTTGAAAACCGTGCCTAAGGGAGTCATGGAGGAGCAGGCATGAGTTGTGGGGTCAGCAAGCACAGGTTCACGTCAGGCTCCATCACATCATGTGACAGgggagtgaccttgggcaaagcaTAGAAACGAGGCCTTTTGTGAGGACTGCTGAGaggaatgtatatatatttgtgtatgcatatgcatgttatgtgtatgtatatgcatgtgtgtgtatgtataggttTATGGACATGtgcgtatgtgtatatgtgtatgtgtgtgcatatacacattgtgtgcacatgcacatgtacattTGTACAcgtgcatatgcatatacatctGTAAACAcgtgcatgcatgtatatgtatatgtgtgcatatatgtgtatatgtatgtgaaagcgtgtacacatgtatatgtgtgtgcaaatATGTACATGCATGTACGCAATGTGTGTctacacatgtgtatacatgcatctgtatatgtatatgtatttgcatTTGGATGTGGCTCATGCCCTGgccatagtaagtgctcaataaatgaaaatccCACTTATAACTCTATACTTCTATTCCATTTGTGCACCGGTGAGCAACCTGATATAAGAATATAGAGGGCGTTTCTAAAGCTCCCCTATACCACTCCATATAGTCATTTCAGGCTTTTTCATCCCCACTGGTTCAGTTCTACCACAATCACTAGCAACAGTAAGTTTCCCTTTTAAATCACTTACAATATATTGTAGTTACTGGGACTGCATAACAAATTCCCTCAAAATAtagtggcataaaacaaccaTTTAATTTGCTCGTGGGTTTTGTGGATGGGGAATTCAGAGAGTGCACAGAGTGGGTGGCTGGCCTCTGCTCCATGATGTCTGTGGCCGCAGCTGGGGGACTTGAAGGCTGGGGCTGGCGTCATCGGCAGGCTCCTTCACTCATGTCGGTGGGGGATGCTGGTTGTTGGCTGAGAAGCGAACTGGGGCTGTCAGCTGGAACACCTCCATGTGACCTCTTGGCTTCCCCATGATACAGTGGCTGGCTCCAAGGGAGGTGTCCGGGAGAGGGTGCTCAGTGAAAGCTGTATCGCTGTTTATGACTTAGCTTTGGAAATCACACCGTGTCACTTCTACCACATTCTATTGGCAAGCTGGTTACAGAGCTCTGCCAGTGTTGAAGGACACAGATGCCCCTCTTGATGGAGGAGCGTTGATGTCACATTGTAGGAAGAGCGCGTGGGATGGGATGCATATTGgtgtggccatctttggaaaacacAATCTGCCGGTCAGAAAGCTTAGATGATCTCTTATTTTTCAAGAGGCACCGAAGGTTTAGGTATAATTATCTCCATTCTAGAAATGGACAAACTGAGACAAAGATGCAAAGCAATTTGTCTTGGGCACtctatttaacctctctgaacctcagttacctcatttataaaatgggtagAAAAACCTCTACCTGAATAGATTGGGATGAGCCCACAGTGCTTAATACATTACAGTGTTGGAGGTTTGAAGTTGGGAAGGCGTTTTGTGATTTCTAACATCCCAGGTGAATGCAGAGCACTAATCTTTATTGTTGTAGTATCGTTATTTCCTTGCCCTTCACCTACAGCCCCACGACCAGCTAAGGACCTGAGTCTTTCTCCACATACCTTCGAGAGCAGAGCTTTTCCCAGCATTTTGGAGGGCGGCTCACTTTCGTGCAGCAGAAGAGCTCACGGGCCCCATTTCTTGCCTGTTTCCCTCTTCCAAAAGGACAAGGACCTTGGGAAGAGGCTACCTGGCTGAGCAGGCTGCCCCTGGACCTGGGTGGCTGGGACAGCAGTGGGACTGTCACTGCTTTCGGCTTCTGCTTGGCTGGGCTTTAAAAGGtggatttctcttcctctgcctcaaaTCTCCATTATTCCTAACCTTCCTCATTACTCTGAacaaagtaagttttaaaaaaatcccaataatgtagttgaggaaactgaagctcagagaggtgccGTGACCTGCGCAGGGTCACACAGCATGCAAGTGTCGAAGGCTCTGGAGGGTTTGCACGCTCCTGTGGGGAAATGCCAGGCCCCTAGTGGCTGATAAGCCCAACCCTTTGGAGCTCtaactcctcctccttccctcatgtcaacaaaaggaaaatcatttccCGTTCCTGACTTCTGTGCCAGACCAGAGAGACTGAGTGATGAAGAAATGTCTCTAAATGCACCGGGATGGTCTTTCCTGGCTTCTCAGTTTTGCTGTCTTTTGTTGTTCAAAATCTGTTTTCTACAGACCCTGGAAATTGCAGGTGTGGGGGCCTGGTAACGGCTGCTGTTGTCTCCTGGGTTGGTACCTACTCTCTTGAGTTTGTGTCCCGGGGCTGTGTGCTCAGACTTGACCATGTTTGGGCATGGAGGCTTGTCCCAGATGGGGACCAAAGCCCGCTTTCTCAGAGATGGGCTGGGAGCCCAAGCTTCTCGCTGCAGCTCAGGAAGCCtcttttggggtgggggcaggggccaggcaAGAAGTGTCTGCCTGCTGAAGACTCCAGGGCACGGGAGACTGTGAGTAGTGCGTCCAGAGCCCTTGGGGAGTGGTTTCTCCAACGATTGACGACTGACCGGGGGTTAGTGGGGAGAtcgtgggggagggaggctggctgCGGAACTTCCTTCCTTAAGGGAGGTCCATCAGGATTCTGGGCTCCAGAGGGGCTGACAGTGGTGTCAGCAGAGAGACGAGAATTGCTGGTGTCTGGGCCCATGGTCTGGTGGCCTACTGGGGGATCACTCCATGGCTGGATCACTCTAGTAGCTCAGTGTCCTAGCACTCAGGTCCCAGCTCCCAGAGCACCAGAGGGTAGCCCCCCAGAGAGCAGGGCCGGTCCTGGCATTTGTCCCCGGGGGAGGAGTGGGACAAAAAATAGGCTCAGCAAGAGCACTGGGGGCTTCTGCTCCAAACCTTCAGGATTCCCTTTGTTATACTAGTAACTAATGTTTAGTGACAGCCTGCATCGGGCCAGACCCTGTGATCAGTATGTGATATTTggcatgtgacttgatctttGTCAGAACTCTCTGAAGCAAGTActattattcttgttttatagtCGTATGGTTGCTAAGTGGCAAAGTCAGGATTTGATCCCGGATCTGCTGACCTCAGagtcctccctgccccaccccccaccaaaccCTTAAACACCATACTCTACAATCTGTCTTTAAGGAAGAGAATGTCAACCAAAATACCAGGTCTAGAGGACCCTCCAAAATCCTACCTTCTCCTTCATTCTCCATCTTTCTGAAATTCACCCCATACTTTGAGTGACTTTTCCAAATGAAAGATATATCCAAAAAGTCCAGATATTTAGCAACTCTCAAAAGTGAGAAATTCTTCTTGGAGTCTAACTGAAATCCCTCCTCTTATAGCGGCAATCCATTTCTTCCTATCCAGGCCTCAGGGGATATCAGCAGTTCCTACTCTTCTTCCTGTCTGAAGGCCCTCCCTGTGGTTGTTAAACCCCATCCATACCGATaaccatatccatatccatatcctcACCCCATTCTTTTGTCCTGCGTGGTTTTATCACCACTCTGCAAACCTACTCTCTCAGTGTAGGTAAACAGTTTCACCAGAGCATTACAGACAGGTGAGACCTGAATAGACAGCAGGTTCCAAACTTCTCTGTTATGGggggagcccctcccctcccctctccttccctcccctcccctcccctgtcctctctcctctcctctcctctcctctcctctcctctcctctcctcctgagTTCCCAGACCTGGTCACCCAACACCCCTGCCTTCCCAGTGTCAGGAGtgcccaggggctgggaggacaCAAGAAGGCATGCAGCAGAGGAGGCAGTGCCCCTGGGAGGACTGAGTAGCCTGGAAGGTAGGGGACTCACCAATGGCAGCTTCTGGAGTTCACCCCCACTCTCCAGTAAAGAGCCCGTTGTGTTCGGGGTACTCAGCCTACCCGGTTGCCTGCTGGGGGCCCTgctgcccctactctgcttgaTGCCCCCCGCCCGGCCAACCTTGCCTGGGGATTGTTTGGTAAACTGTGAAGTGTCCTAGGAGAAAGTGCTTGGGTGTTCCACACCTGCTGCCTACTGTTTTCCGTTTATGTCACTGCATTACTTTTGTATTGCTGCCATAACAATTACTACATACTTGGTGGCCCCAAACAACAGAAATCTCCTCTCacatagttctggaagccagaagtccaaagtctCCTCTGGCTTCTTACCTTCTCCTCTTGTcaaaggacccttgtgattacatttagggTCTGcatggataatccaggataatctccccatctcagcaTCCCTAAAGTCTTTGCCATGTAAAGTACCAGTCGCAGATTCCAGGGCTGAGAATATGGACCTCCTCTTAGGAGCCAATAGTGAGCCTATCATACATGCGACCTCGGACAAGTCACTCTACCTCTCTGGGCCCCGGATCCTTCAACGGTGGAAAGGGGATGATACTTGCCTCTCAGAGCTGATGGGAGGCTTCCATTGGGGTCAAAAAAGCCCTCTGAAGTTGCAACACTCCACATAAAACTAGAGGTGGTGTTGATCTTTGAGTACCCTCCCCGCTTACCTGTCCCCCTTGTGGGGATTACCTGCTGCCTGTGCTCATCCCGTGTCTGTTTGCCTCTGTGGCTCCAGAAATGACCGCTGCCTGCAGTGGACATGGGGAAGAAGCTGGTGATGGCCCAGAAGCGGGGAGAGACTCGAGCCCTTTGCCTGGGTGTGGCCATGGTGGTGTGTGCTGTCATTGCCTACTATATCCTGGGCACGACCATGCTGCCCCTCTACCAGAAAAGGTACTGCACTCTGCTGGCTGACCCACCCTCCAGCCATTCTCCCAAGGGTCTGTTCTGCCAGGAACCCCAGCCTCTTCCTACCCCTCCCCTTGACTTCACATCAGGCAGGAAGGTCTGGACAATCCTCAGTCTTAGGGTTCACGGTTCAAGTGCAGGGAGGGTAGGCCTGACTGGACCCTGCTCATCCGGGGTTCTGGGACCTGGGGGTGGCAGACATAGGAGGCCCTTCTCACAAGAAACGGTGAAGGATCAGAGCAAATGCTCCAGCGTGAGTTTCCCCCCGGAGAAATCAGAGTTCTAGATTTTCATAGCTCATTTGCACAGTTTGACTCCCCTTCGGAAACCTCCTAGTCAGGTGGGCGTCTAGCCTCCTGTTGAATACCTCAAGTGACAGGGAGCTCAGTACTTCATTCTACATACCATTTCATTTTGGGGCTTTTCTGGGTAGGAAATGTCACACTGAGCCAAAGCCTGCTCCCCTGGAGCTCTGTTCTGGAATCTCACAGATGTTCCATGCCCTTGCTCCCTGACATGTCAACCACTCGAGCTTTTAAAGGAAAAGGTGTGAAGTTCCTGATCCATTCTCTCCACTTGTGTTTTGAGGATAAGTCTCAGACCCTTGCCTCTGGACATTTCCAGCTGCTGATAGTCCCTCCATCTGGCAATGTGTGTCTTGCCTGATAAATGGGAGATGAGTCACAGTTGATCCCCTGATGGGTTGATGAGCCTGTTAGCCTCTCCTGGGCCTGCTTCCTCCCCATGTTTTATAACCCTGGAGCGATTCCAGGTTGGAATCTTACCCGAGAGAGGCATTGTACAGGACTGCTGTGTGCCTATGATACGTTATCTCCAGGTTGACCGCCATCCCCACCAACCTCCCTACCCTGGCACAAATCAAGTCCCTTCTACATCCACTCATTTTAGGGGAAAAGGCACAGGTCCGGTGTGACCTCAGAAAAGTCATTTGACTTTTCTGAGCCCTTCTTCCCACTGCCTGCAAGATGAGGATGGTGTGGCTAAGGGCTAAGGGGTCTCAGGTCTGGCCGCTCACCGGAATCAAGGCGGGGGCTTTAAAAAACATACCAGGGCCTGGGCCCCGCCCACCTTAGGAATTCTGATTCCCTTGTTCTGGGGCATGGCTTGGACTTGGAAATCTTTTCAAAAGCTCCCCAGGGCTTTGGGTCAGCAGCCCAGGGGAGAATCATTTATCTAGATGATCTCTAAGAGGCTTAAAAGCATTGATATTCTGATTCTATGGTTCTTGTGAGTGGGGTCACACTCCTTTAGTGCTAGATGATTATGGCAAGATGAAAGTCCCAGGCCTAGTCTCTCCAAAGGGGTTTAAACCTGGTGCTCTGTGCCATCCAGGTTCtgagatatgtatgtatgtgcacatggTCTCCCTAGCGTGTGGACCCAGGAATCCACGTGCCACCTGATTGAGACCAACATCAGGGACCAAGAGGAGCTGGAGGGCAAAAAGGTGCCCCAGTACCCATGCCTGTGGGTCAATGTGTCAGCTGTGGGCCGGTGGGCTGTGCTGTACCACACGGAGGACACTCGTGACCAGAACCAGCAGGTactgactgggggggggggggagggaggggatgggcacATATCCCCCCTTGCCCCTGGCAGGTTCATGGGCCTCTTCCTAACTGGATCCACATCTCCACTctagagcatggagcctgagccTATGTGATGAGGGTCCACAGCTGATATGAGGTCCAGACAGACTTAGCTCTTCTGGGTTGGAGTTAGACAGACCTGGGTTGGAATCCCCACTCTGCCACTAAGTGCTGTATGACTTGGGGCAGGCAGTGAGCCCCTCTAAGCTCAGCTGCCACCTTTGCTGGAGTGCTGTTAATGAAGACAGAGGCTGCATAGTGTGCTGAGTTCAATGTTGGGTGGATAGCTGGCACTTGTATAAGGTGAGTGAAATGAGAGACCAGACCCAGAGCTGACCCCATGGGAGGGAACTCCTGAgatccccttctcttcccccaggaAAGCAGAGGCTGGAGAAATCTCCAGAA
It contains:
- the KCNMB1 gene encoding calcium-activated potassium channel subunit beta-1 isoform X1; this encodes MGKKLVMAQKRGETRALCLGVAMVVCAVIAYYILGTTMLPLYQKSVWTQESTCHLIETNIRDQEELEGKKVPQYPCLWVNVSAVGRWAVLYHTEDTRDQNQQCSYIPRSLENYQVARADVEKVRTNFHEHRIFYCFSTTRENETTVLYRRLYGPQTLLFSLFWPTFLLTGGLLIIAMVKINQSLSILAAQK